The Deltaproteobacteria bacterium genome window below encodes:
- the recJ gene encoding single-stranded-DNA-specific exonuclease RecJ — protein sequence MTGAGGHHPPALAERASIDPADLERTAVRLRLPTTAVRLLLARGIRDDEAIRRAFAPKLADLRKPERMAGFPAALDLLLWAHQSRARIGVFGDYDVDGVTTAAILAGYLEALGLRVVVRVAHRDHGYGFTVADADAFATAGVQLLLLGDTGTSDVEALGRARARGLRTIVIDHHQVPEQMPPCDALINPHQPSCEFPFKGLCSAGVAFYLCAALRTKLGDAARPPDPRGLLDLVAIATICDMMPLVEENRVLVQRGLALLRTAPRPGLRALLERAGAWGENPIDEQTVGFRVGPRLNAPGRLGSAEPSLRLLRARTVAEAQPLAEQVEGLNQQRKAQSERAVQDAWAQLREDDPRTLPAGLCVAERGWSSGIVGLVAGALSERARRPVAALAIDDGLGVARGSVRSFGGVDVRAALAACAGLLQRFGGHREAAGLTLSIDAIADFRAAFASACAAAGAQATGAELLHDGKLPLSRLDLAFVDGLTAMAPYGVGFAAPRFVGSAQIVSMRVLKQRHLALRLREDGAELDAIAFGQAPLDAAVAGAGVDPSQAPGSPAAPHDGPMLELADLAPGRAIGFLFAPSIDVYRGQRRLRVVIERLWATPQH from the coding sequence ATGACCGGGGCGGGCGGACACCACCCGCCCGCGCTGGCCGAGCGGGCCAGCATCGATCCCGCGGATCTCGAGCGCACGGCGGTGCGGCTGCGGCTGCCGACGACGGCCGTGCGGCTCCTGCTGGCCCGCGGCATCCGTGACGACGAGGCCATCCGCCGCGCGTTCGCGCCCAAGCTCGCGGACCTCCGCAAGCCCGAGCGCATGGCTGGATTCCCGGCCGCGCTCGACCTCTTGCTGTGGGCCCACCAGTCGCGCGCGCGCATCGGTGTCTTCGGCGACTACGACGTCGACGGCGTCACGACCGCGGCGATCCTCGCCGGCTACCTCGAGGCCTTGGGGCTGCGCGTGGTCGTGCGGGTCGCCCATCGCGATCACGGCTACGGCTTCACGGTCGCGGACGCCGATGCCTTCGCGACCGCCGGCGTGCAGCTGCTGCTGCTCGGTGACACCGGCACCAGCGACGTCGAGGCGCTCGGACGTGCGCGCGCCCGCGGGCTGCGGACCATCGTGATCGACCACCACCAAGTGCCCGAGCAGATGCCGCCCTGCGACGCGCTCATCAACCCGCACCAGCCCAGCTGCGAGTTCCCGTTCAAGGGCCTGTGCTCCGCCGGCGTCGCGTTCTATCTCTGCGCGGCGCTGCGCACCAAGCTCGGCGACGCCGCGCGCCCACCGGACCCCCGCGGGCTGCTCGACTTGGTCGCGATCGCGACCATCTGCGACATGATGCCGCTCGTCGAGGAGAACCGGGTGCTCGTGCAGCGCGGGCTCGCGCTGCTGCGCACCGCACCGCGACCGGGTCTGCGTGCGCTGCTCGAGCGCGCCGGTGCGTGGGGCGAGAACCCCATCGACGAACAGACCGTCGGCTTCCGCGTGGGCCCGCGGCTCAACGCACCCGGTCGCCTGGGCTCGGCCGAGCCGTCGCTGCGGCTGCTGCGGGCGCGCACCGTCGCCGAGGCGCAGCCGCTGGCGGAGCAGGTCGAGGGGCTCAACCAGCAGCGCAAGGCGCAGTCGGAGCGCGCCGTGCAAGACGCGTGGGCGCAGCTGCGCGAGGATGATCCGAGGACGCTACCCGCGGGCCTGTGCGTCGCCGAGCGCGGGTGGTCATCGGGCATCGTGGGTCTGGTCGCCGGTGCGCTGAGCGAGCGCGCACGACGACCGGTCGCCGCGCTCGCGATCGACGACGGCCTCGGGGTCGCGCGGGGATCGGTGCGCAGCTTCGGCGGTGTCGACGTCCGCGCTGCGCTGGCCGCCTGCGCCGGCCTGCTGCAGCGCTTCGGGGGCCATCGCGAGGCCGCCGGTCTGACGCTGTCGATCGACGCCATCGCGGACTTCCGCGCCGCGTTCGCGTCGGCCTGCGCGGCCGCGGGTGCGCAGGCCACCGGCGCGGAGCTGCTCCACGACGGCAAGCTGCCGCTGTCACGCCTCGATCTGGCGTTCGTCGACGGCCTCACCGCGATGGCCCCCTACGGGGTCGGCTTCGCCGCGCCGCGCTTCGTCGGCAGCGCGCAGATCGTGTCGATGCGGGTGCTCAAGCAGCGTCACCTCGCGCTGCGGCTGCGCGAGGACGGCGCCGAGCTCGACGCGATCGCGTTCGGTCAGGCACCGCTCGACGCCGCGGTCGCGGGCGCGGGCGTGGATCCCAGCCAGGCGCCCGGGTCGCCGGCTGCGCCGCACGACGGCCCGATGCTCGAGCTGGCCGACCTGGCACCCGGCCGCGCGATCGGCTTCCTGTTCGCGCCGAGCATCGACGTCTACCGCGGGCAGCGGCGGCTCCGCGTCGTCATCGAGCGGCTGTGGGCGACGCCGCAGCACTGA
- the secF gene encoding protein translocase subunit SecF, with product MQEGRQKFYEVIRPGTNVPFVAQRWRFIWISIVLVLLSGATMVYNQVVRGAPLNWGIDFAGGSTVRLQLSKQVPVEDIRVALDGYGYEGSSAVTVPGADNEVLLRVKEVVSIDETTLAACKAAVTEVRRNPMAAPPPPPEDGSAPAPVGETVHLLGFYQPDGGSKLFLKYDGEPDWSELDRRIDEAGCDGSVDKGFEVRAGEVPVEVSLLGMGNKLAEQLDERFGAGTVAQIVQAETVGAKVGDQLKIDGSKSLLYAMGFIFLYVMIRFDLRFAPGGIVALAHDAFITVGAFALTWKEFSLTTIAAVLTIVGYSINDTIVVFDRVRERVALFRDEDIEGSTNQALNETLSRTILTSGTTLLSVIAVYLMGSGSIADFAFALIVGITVGTYSSLCVATPVFLWVNRRFYGGEGHLRWRNDGPVGETPAGAERPVLAAGEGEVDEDGRTAGEVREVERGHDHDAEAEGDHLDLERAAQADGEGEGGDDGAVPKASRRRRRRPQS from the coding sequence ATGCAGGAAGGCCGTCAGAAGTTCTACGAGGTCATTCGCCCGGGCACGAACGTCCCGTTCGTGGCGCAGCGATGGCGTTTCATCTGGATCTCGATCGTGCTCGTGCTGCTGTCGGGCGCGACCATGGTCTACAACCAGGTCGTCCGCGGCGCGCCGCTCAACTGGGGCATCGACTTCGCGGGTGGCTCGACGGTTCGTCTGCAGCTGTCCAAGCAGGTGCCGGTCGAGGACATCCGCGTGGCGCTCGATGGCTACGGCTACGAGGGCAGCTCGGCGGTGACGGTGCCGGGGGCCGACAACGAGGTGCTGCTGCGGGTCAAGGAGGTCGTCAGCATCGACGAGACGACCCTCGCGGCGTGCAAGGCGGCCGTCACCGAGGTGCGCCGCAACCCGATGGCGGCTCCGCCCCCGCCACCGGAGGACGGCAGCGCGCCCGCGCCGGTCGGCGAGACCGTGCACCTGCTGGGGTTCTACCAGCCCGACGGCGGCAGCAAGCTCTTCCTCAAGTACGACGGCGAGCCCGACTGGAGCGAGCTCGATCGCCGCATCGACGAGGCCGGCTGCGACGGCTCGGTCGACAAGGGCTTCGAGGTCCGTGCCGGCGAAGTGCCGGTCGAGGTCTCGCTGCTGGGGATGGGCAACAAGCTCGCCGAGCAGCTCGACGAGCGCTTCGGTGCCGGCACGGTCGCGCAGATCGTCCAGGCCGAGACCGTCGGCGCCAAGGTCGGCGACCAGCTCAAGATCGACGGCTCGAAGTCCCTGCTGTACGCGATGGGCTTCATCTTCCTGTACGTCATGATCCGCTTCGACCTGCGCTTCGCGCCGGGCGGCATCGTGGCGCTGGCCCACGACGCCTTCATCACGGTCGGCGCGTTCGCGCTGACATGGAAGGAGTTCAGCCTCACGACCATCGCCGCGGTGCTGACCATCGTCGGCTACAGCATCAACGACACCATCGTGGTGTTCGACCGCGTGCGCGAGCGCGTGGCGCTGTTCCGCGACGAGGACATCGAGGGCTCGACCAACCAGGCGCTCAACGAGACCCTGAGCCGCACGATCCTGACCTCCGGCACCACGCTGCTCAGCGTCATCGCGGTGTACTTGATGGGCTCGGGCTCGATCGCCGACTTCGCATTCGCGCTGATCGTCGGCATCACGGTCGGCACGTACTCGTCGCTGTGCGTCGCGACGCCGGTGTTCCTGTGGGTCAACCGCCGCTTCTACGGCGGCGAGGGGCACCTGCGGTGGCGCAACGACGGCCCGGTCGGCGAGACCCCGGCCGGCGCCGAGCGGCCGGTCCTGGCGGCCGGCGAGGGCGAGGTCGACGAGGACGGGCGCACCGCCGGCGAGGTCCGCGAGGTCGAGCGCGGCCACGACCACGACGCCGAGGCCGAGGGTGATCACCTCGACCTCGAGCGCGCGGCGCAGGCCGACGGCGAGGGCGAGGGCGGTGACGACGGCGCGGTGCCGAAGGCCTCGCGTCGTCGCCGGCGGCGACCGCAGTCATGA